Proteins found in one Cellulomonas palmilytica genomic segment:
- a CDS encoding HNH endonuclease signature motif containing protein, translating into MFESSVAVVSGGAFARAAAPGTDVLDELTDVAERLRAVVERARGASGWGGATSARVVRALDQVASLVTAARGPVLLAQHTAAARAGGERAFVDTRARLSGTTRFAAAREVAAAHAMDRMPLVGAAVAEHAVPSGHLDVLGQALAGASDQVARVLSDERTQEQLVELAQQTDARQFSRQVAALVAEHDPDRAEGAREDARRARHLTLSHGPRGTSLKGFLDPLAGQVLARALDATGHREDEDRTRDQARADALTALAQHTLTGGLRAPRPAHAGVEVGDGTRRSGSEGIVDGTRRTGGDAVVDGRHGHDGEAAPDGAVSAPAAHVSLLVPAETWVAVREAQARRRGGRAEDAGHHVPPVVTDDGTEGAGHRVPPAVSDDGTVLTRTELAAALCDCAMTRVVMDAQGLPLDVGRARRMFTPAQRLAVVARDRQCAWNGCSVAARYCHVHHIRWWHRDRGRSDLDNAVLLCSHHHHLVHALDLDVERVVPPPRAKDGAMPAGTSPGRPGERGRATQDDVGPPHGGGGGGTGEDGLSGATALGARYVFRGRTGRVHNGPSREPLG; encoded by the coding sequence GTGTTCGAGTCGTCGGTCGCCGTGGTGTCGGGTGGTGCGTTCGCGCGTGCCGCGGCGCCGGGGACGGACGTGCTCGACGAGCTGACCGACGTCGCTGAACGTCTGCGCGCTGTCGTCGAGCGCGCGCGTGGTGCGTCCGGGTGGGGCGGTGCGACGAGCGCACGCGTCGTGCGAGCGCTCGACCAGGTGGCGAGCCTCGTGACCGCTGCGCGAGGTCCTGTCCTCCTCGCGCAGCACACGGCGGCCGCTCGCGCAGGGGGCGAGCGGGCGTTCGTGGACACCCGCGCACGGCTGTCGGGGACGACGAGGTTCGCGGCCGCCCGAGAGGTCGCCGCGGCGCACGCGATGGACCGGATGCCGCTGGTCGGCGCGGCCGTGGCGGAGCACGCGGTGCCGTCGGGGCACCTCGACGTGCTGGGCCAGGCGCTCGCCGGGGCGAGCGACCAGGTCGCGCGCGTGCTCTCCGACGAGCGGACGCAGGAGCAGCTCGTCGAGCTCGCGCAGCAGACGGATGCTCGGCAGTTCTCCCGCCAGGTCGCGGCGCTGGTCGCGGAGCACGACCCGGACCGCGCGGAGGGCGCGCGCGAGGACGCCCGTCGGGCGCGCCACCTCACGCTGAGCCACGGCCCGCGCGGCACGTCGCTCAAGGGCTTCCTCGACCCGCTCGCCGGTCAGGTGCTCGCGCGCGCCCTCGACGCGACGGGCCACCGCGAGGACGAGGACCGCACGCGCGACCAGGCACGCGCCGACGCGCTCACGGCGCTCGCCCAGCACACGCTCACGGGCGGACTCCGCGCGCCCCGGCCCGCACACGCCGGCGTCGAGGTCGGCGACGGAACCCGCCGCAGCGGCAGCGAGGGGATCGTGGACGGAACCCGCCGCACCGGCGGCGACGCGGTCGTGGACGGGCGCCATGGTCACGATGGCGAGGCCGCGCCGGACGGCGCGGTGAGCGCGCCCGCCGCGCACGTGAGCCTCCTCGTGCCGGCCGAGACGTGGGTCGCGGTGCGGGAGGCGCAGGCGCGCCGACGCGGAGGCCGGGCCGAGGACGCGGGGCACCACGTGCCACCGGTAGTCACCGACGACGGGACGGAGGGCGCGGGGCACCGCGTGCCACCGGCGGTCAGCGACGACGGGACCGTACTGACACGCACCGAGCTCGCGGCCGCGCTGTGCGACTGTGCGATGACGCGCGTCGTGATGGACGCGCAGGGTCTGCCGCTCGACGTCGGGCGGGCGCGGCGGATGTTCACGCCCGCGCAGCGGCTCGCGGTCGTCGCGCGGGACCGGCAGTGCGCGTGGAACGGCTGCTCGGTCGCGGCGCGGTACTGCCACGTCCACCACATCCGCTGGTGGCACCGGGACCGCGGGCGTTCCGACCTCGACAACGCGGTGCTGCTGTGCTCGCACCACCACCACCTGGTCCACGCGCTCGACCTGGACGTCGAGCGGGTCGTTCCCCCGCCGCGCGCGAAGGACGGTGCGATGCCGGCCGGCACGAGTCCCGGGCGACCGGGCGAGCGAGGACGAGCGACCCAGGACGACGTCGGTCCGCCGCACGGCGGAGGCGGTGGTGGGACCGGAGAGGATGGGCTCTCGGGCGCCACCGCGCTCGGCGCCAGGTACGTGTTCCGAGGGCGCACGGGCAGGGTGCACAACGGTCCCAGCCGCGAACCACTCGGCTGA
- a CDS encoding protein kinase domain-containing protein yields the protein MERIGLAPGSQIGGYTVVAPLGSGGMGTVYRAVDDGGTAVALKLLHPQIGADAEGRDRLRREVVALQRLRHRSVASVLDAEADSTEAFIVTELVAGANLEDHVREHGAFPLDDLRDLARDLTDALTAVHTAGVVHRDLKPTNVVVGEDGPVLIDFGIAQAAGDRSARVTTAGLVVGTPGYIAPELLDGAEPSPETDLWGLAAVLAFAATGRPPFGTRPLEAVLARARAGDADLDGLGPLTRDALRRALDPDPTARLGADELVVALAVAAVDGDPADGDPADGEQADGDQVGGEQVDGDAVGDVSDDDARGGAGAGAVSAVAAVVASPTVSVASTGDDEPADDEPAPDEPAPDGPAEDEPAEDEPADDEPADDEPADDELASEAAEDDDPDARDGEDLSEDGDEPADGETPTETAADAGSAEPADDEPADDEPGDDGAADDEAVGDRSADDEAADDEAADDEAADDQAADDQAADDGDAQQAREAEVVAEPGHVGVDREEADSADERSEADEVAAVDAADDEHGAGDPNDDADADDDADADDDADDDADYDAEDDRDSAHTVALTATALAGAVANPTKDPGTVVIDTRALPAQDGDTRVMPVGEPTTVLPTGAPASTAHPDERASVTPAETAPGSVDDERADDERAYDERAYDEKAYDDTALANPDLGELDDLALDPRYGQHLADDGFGRGEPEAGDPDGWEPQEGVDWIEDDLDASEYVPDGSGYERPPALRRWGSLLSLAALVGALGALAPVITVGVLVVLLVLVRTAGTAVEAMYGRREQRGVRASDVPRTVVATPWYLVRAVVALVPSLVVASCVTVLVGGAVAWLVDNGTWTIGDLRSGDPVDGGTAALVVASAVLLWLVVVWWGPLSRMTRTGARRVLAVVAPGRLGAAVLVVACVLAAVVVASLVSNGAGIVWSPAPTPTVP from the coding sequence ATGGAACGGATCGGCCTCGCGCCGGGGTCGCAGATCGGCGGGTACACGGTCGTCGCGCCCCTCGGCTCCGGGGGCATGGGCACGGTGTACCGAGCCGTCGACGACGGCGGCACGGCGGTCGCGCTCAAGCTCCTCCACCCGCAGATCGGCGCCGACGCGGAGGGCCGTGACCGGCTGCGCCGCGAGGTCGTCGCGCTCCAACGCCTGCGGCACCGGTCCGTCGCGTCCGTCCTCGACGCCGAGGCCGACTCGACCGAGGCGTTCATCGTCACCGAGCTCGTCGCGGGTGCGAACCTCGAGGACCACGTCCGCGAGCACGGCGCGTTCCCGCTCGACGACCTGCGCGACCTCGCGCGCGACCTCACCGACGCGCTCACCGCGGTGCACACGGCGGGCGTCGTGCACCGCGACCTCAAGCCGACGAACGTCGTCGTCGGCGAGGACGGGCCCGTCCTCATCGACTTCGGGATCGCGCAGGCCGCGGGCGACCGTTCCGCGCGGGTGACCACCGCGGGCCTCGTCGTCGGCACGCCCGGCTACATCGCGCCCGAGCTGCTCGACGGCGCGGAGCCCTCGCCCGAGACCGACCTGTGGGGTCTCGCGGCGGTGCTCGCGTTCGCCGCGACCGGCCGGCCCCCGTTCGGCACGCGCCCGCTCGAGGCGGTCCTCGCGCGCGCCCGCGCGGGCGACGCGGACCTCGACGGCCTCGGGCCTCTCACGCGCGACGCGCTGCGGCGCGCGCTCGACCCTGACCCGACCGCGCGCCTCGGTGCCGACGAGCTCGTCGTCGCGCTCGCGGTCGCGGCGGTGGACGGCGACCCGGCGGACGGCGACCCGGCGGACGGCGAGCAGGCGGACGGCGACCAGGTCGGCGGCGAGCAGGTCGACGGAGACGCGGTCGGCGACGTGTCGGACGACGACGCGCGCGGCGGCGCGGGAGCTGGGGCTGTCTCCGCGGTCGCGGCGGTCGTCGCGTCGCCGACGGTCTCCGTCGCCTCGACGGGCGACGACGAGCCTGCGGACGACGAGCCCGCACCGGACGAGCCTGCACCGGACGGGCCTGCGGAGGACGAGCCTGCGGAGGACGAGCCTGCGGACGACGAGCCTGCGGACGACGAGCCTGCGGACGACGAGCTCGCGTCGGAGGCCGCAGAGGACGACGACCCCGACGCGCGCGACGGTGAGGACCTGTCTGAGGACGGGGACGAGCCCGCCGACGGCGAGACTCCGACGGAGACCGCCGCTGATGCAGGTTCCGCCGAGCCGGCCGACGACGAGCCGGCCGACGACGAGCCTGGCGACGACGGCGCAGCCGACGACGAGGCGGTCGGCGACCGGTCAGCCGACGACGAGGCGGCCGACGACGAGGCGGCCGACGACGAGGCGGCCGACGACCAGGCGGCCGACGACCAGGCGGCCGACGACGGAGACGCACAGCAGGCGCGGGAGGCCGAGGTCGTCGCCGAGCCGGGTCACGTCGGCGTCGACCGTGAGGAGGCGGACAGCGCGGACGAGCGCTCCGAGGCGGACGAGGTGGCCGCGGTCGATGCCGCGGACGACGAGCACGGCGCCGGCGACCCCAATGACGACGCTGACGCTGACGACGACGCTGACGCTGACGACGACGCTGACGACGACGCTGACTACGACGCCGAGGATGACCGCGACTCGGCGCACACGGTGGCGCTGACCGCCACGGCGCTCGCGGGTGCGGTCGCCAACCCGACGAAGGACCCGGGCACGGTCGTGATCGACACCCGCGCCCTCCCGGCGCAGGACGGCGACACGCGGGTCATGCCGGTGGGGGAGCCGACGACGGTCCTCCCGACGGGCGCTCCCGCGTCGACGGCGCACCCCGACGAGCGCGCGAGCGTCACGCCGGCCGAGACCGCGCCTGGGAGCGTTGACGACGAGCGCGCCGACGACGAGAGGGCGTACGACGAGAGGGCGTACGACGAGAAGGCGTACGACGACACGGCGCTCGCCAACCCGGACCTGGGTGAGCTGGACGACCTCGCGCTGGACCCGCGGTACGGCCAGCACCTCGCGGACGACGGTTTTGGCCGCGGCGAGCCGGAGGCGGGGGACCCGGACGGCTGGGAGCCGCAGGAGGGCGTCGACTGGATCGAGGACGACCTGGACGCGTCCGAGTACGTCCCGGACGGCTCGGGGTACGAGCGTCCGCCGGCGCTGCGGCGCTGGGGGTCGTTGCTGTCGCTGGCCGCGCTCGTGGGGGCGCTGGGTGCGCTCGCGCCGGTGATCACGGTGGGCGTGCTCGTCGTGCTGCTGGTCCTGGTGCGGACGGCGGGGACGGCGGTCGAGGCGATGTACGGGCGGCGTGAGCAGCGGGGCGTGCGCGCGTCGGACGTGCCGCGCACGGTCGTCGCGACCCCGTGGTACCTGGTGCGCGCGGTGGTCGCGCTGGTCCCGTCGCTCGTCGTCGCGTCGTGCGTGACGGTGCTGGTGGGCGGTGCGGTCGCGTGGCTCGTCGACAACGGGACGTGGACGATCGGGGACCTGCGCTCGGGTGACCCGGTGGACGGGGGGACGGCGGCGCTCGTCGTGGCGTCGGCGGTGCTGCTGTGGCTGGTGGTGGTGTGGTGGGGGCCGTTGTCGCGGATGACGCGCACGGGTGCGCGGCGGGTGCTCGCGGTCGTCGCGCCGGGCCGGCTGGGTGCGGCGGTGCTCGTCGTCGCGTGCGTGCTCGCGGCGGTCGTCGTCGCGTCGCTGGTCTCGAACGGTGCCGGGATCGTGTGGTCGCCGGCCCCGACACCGACCGTCCCGTGA
- a CDS encoding DsbA family protein: MPTNDPRPTKAQRRDEARAKALQMRQEQERRARRTKILTASLLVVVVAAVAVVVGITIRNNAETEAKYGNVVYGGNESQVVAPKLADVTAPSTANDKGGIPVSAAGVGEQGEDDVVVTVFFDFMCPYCGMFDTANAADLKELAATDGVTIDYRVVSFLDGQSKGTSFSTRAANALAVVADKSPEQVQDFITALYEKQPKEGTTGLTDDEIADLAVGVGVPQDVADTFTDTVDGTFEVGEDAVEKTGEWRTFAPWVSAATHKAQTDRGAKFGTPTVLIDGQEWPGEGEDKGGLYQQGPLRAAVEAALAAKG; encoded by the coding sequence GTGCCGACGAACGACCCCAGGCCGACCAAGGCGCAACGACGCGACGAGGCGCGCGCCAAGGCCCTGCAGATGCGTCAGGAGCAGGAGCGTCGTGCGCGGCGCACGAAGATCCTCACGGCGAGCCTGCTCGTCGTGGTGGTCGCGGCGGTGGCCGTGGTCGTGGGCATCACGATCAGGAACAACGCCGAGACCGAGGCGAAGTACGGCAACGTGGTCTACGGCGGCAACGAGTCGCAGGTCGTCGCTCCGAAGCTCGCGGACGTGACCGCGCCGTCGACGGCGAACGACAAGGGCGGCATCCCGGTCAGTGCGGCGGGCGTGGGCGAGCAGGGTGAGGACGACGTCGTCGTCACCGTGTTCTTCGACTTCATGTGCCCGTACTGCGGCATGTTCGACACGGCGAACGCGGCGGACCTCAAGGAGCTCGCGGCCACCGACGGCGTCACGATCGACTACCGCGTGGTGTCGTTCCTCGACGGCCAGTCGAAGGGCACGTCGTTCTCGACGCGTGCGGCGAACGCGCTCGCGGTCGTCGCCGACAAGTCGCCGGAGCAGGTGCAGGACTTCATCACGGCGCTGTACGAGAAGCAGCCCAAGGAGGGCACGACGGGTCTGACGGACGACGAGATCGCGGACCTCGCGGTCGGTGTCGGCGTCCCGCAGGACGTCGCGGACACGTTCACGGACACGGTCGACGGCACGTTCGAGGTCGGCGAGGACGCCGTGGAGAAGACCGGCGAGTGGCGGACATTCGCCCCGTGGGTCTCGGCAGCCACGCACAAGGCCCAGACGGACCGCGGTGCCAAGTTCGGTACCCCGACGGTGCTCATCGACGGCCAGGAGTGGCCTGGCGAGGGCGAGGACAAGGGCGGTCTCTACCAGCAGGGCCCGCTGCGCGCCGCGGTCGAGGCTGCGCTCGCCGCGAAGGGCTGA
- a CDS encoding response regulator transcription factor translates to MSTPAPEVVRVAVVEDQPLFRSMLERTLAQMPGLEVVASVGTFAEARAALRPGVADVALLDIDLPDGNGIALGVMLRREQPDIGILLLSAHDAMDLLLDLPPDVGHGWGYLSKNSSTSEERLLSAVRSAAVGVTVLDPQLLARATPRAGSDVARLTHRQYEVLRLLASGLSNAGIGEQLGITEKSVQNHVNALYATLGIDADPSRNPRVSAALRLLEETGTGT, encoded by the coding sequence ATGAGCACACCCGCACCCGAGGTCGTCCGAGTGGCGGTGGTCGAGGACCAGCCGCTGTTCCGTTCGATGCTCGAGCGCACGCTCGCGCAGATGCCCGGCCTCGAGGTCGTCGCGTCCGTCGGGACGTTCGCCGAGGCCCGCGCCGCGCTGCGGCCCGGCGTCGCCGACGTCGCGCTGCTCGACATCGACCTGCCCGACGGCAACGGCATCGCGCTCGGCGTCATGCTGCGCCGGGAGCAGCCCGACATCGGGATCCTGCTGCTGTCCGCGCACGACGCCATGGACCTGCTGCTCGACCTGCCACCCGACGTCGGTCACGGGTGGGGCTACCTGTCGAAGAACAGCTCCACGAGCGAGGAGCGGCTCCTGTCCGCCGTGCGCTCCGCCGCCGTCGGCGTGACCGTGCTCGACCCCCAGCTGCTCGCGCGCGCGACCCCCCGCGCCGGGTCCGACGTCGCGCGCCTCACCCACCGGCAGTACGAGGTGCTGCGGCTGCTGGCCTCGGGGCTGTCCAACGCCGGCATCGGCGAACAGCTCGGGATCACCGAGAAGTCGGTCCAGAACCACGTCAACGCGCTCTACGCGACGCTCGGCATCGACGCCGACCCCTCGCGCAACCCGCGCGTCAGCGCGGCGCTGCGGCTGCTCGAGGAGACGGGCACGGGCACCTGA
- a CDS encoding sensor histidine kinase — translation MAEATPTRRGDVAADRRVLLRLTGVVALGYGLGASVQAAYVYSNLIPAWRDVSVWSRVGANVLAVVLLVGALWAMGVHRWVSRVRILGGLLLASVVAAGGRTAAQELLSVYTNPERATIEAEFLAGMVLAFASGCIGVWGLLARRRSRAHLRRAEREALEVEHVLEALEAEEVRVRREVAEGLHGSLQGKLVVVNAHLDEVLGRIEGSADPDDVATLRRVRDELDVVRELDVRQMSRLLYPERLELGLVPAVRALLGRLPTAIATRLTVSPEVRTVDDPVQGTLSTAQRLLAVRVVEEGVTNALKNGPAATIVVVLDVVDRELVVAVENDGPAPDPARGSDPDGGTARLASRLHLVRGTVRLEALRPRGARLEARLPL, via the coding sequence ATGGCCGAGGCGACCCCGACGAGGCGCGGTGACGTCGCGGCGGACCGCAGGGTCCTGCTGCGGCTCACGGGGGTCGTCGCGCTGGGTTACGGGCTGGGCGCGTCGGTGCAGGCCGCGTACGTCTACTCGAACCTCATCCCGGCGTGGCGGGACGTGAGCGTGTGGTCGCGCGTGGGTGCGAACGTGCTCGCGGTCGTGCTGCTGGTGGGTGCGCTGTGGGCGATGGGCGTGCACCGCTGGGTGTCCCGCGTGCGGATCCTGGGCGGGCTCCTGCTCGCGTCGGTGGTCGCGGCGGGCGGGCGCACGGCGGCGCAGGAGCTGCTGAGCGTGTACACGAACCCGGAGCGCGCGACCATCGAGGCGGAGTTCCTCGCGGGGATGGTGCTCGCGTTCGCGTCGGGCTGCATCGGGGTGTGGGGGCTGCTCGCGCGGCGGCGCAGCCGGGCGCACCTGCGCCGTGCGGAGCGTGAGGCGCTCGAGGTGGAGCACGTGCTGGAGGCGCTCGAGGCCGAGGAGGTCCGGGTGCGTCGGGAGGTCGCGGAGGGGCTGCACGGGTCGTTGCAGGGCAAGCTCGTGGTGGTGAACGCGCATCTCGACGAGGTCCTGGGCCGGATCGAGGGGAGCGCGGATCCCGACGACGTCGCGACGTTGCGTCGGGTGCGCGACGAGCTGGACGTGGTGCGGGAGCTGGACGTGCGGCAGATGAGCCGACTGCTGTACCCGGAGCGCCTGGAGCTGGGGCTCGTGCCGGCGGTGCGTGCGTTGCTGGGGCGTCTGCCGACGGCGATCGCGACGCGTCTGACGGTCTCGCCCGAGGTGCGCACGGTCGACGACCCGGTGCAGGGGACGTTGTCGACGGCGCAGCGGCTGCTGGCGGTGCGGGTGGTCGAGGAGGGCGTCACCAACGCGTTGAAGAACGGCCCGGCGGCGACGATCGTCGTCGTGCTGGACGTGGTGGACCGTGAGCTCGTCGTGGCGGTGGAGAACGACGGTCCGGCGCCCGACCCGGCGCGTGGCAGCGACCCGGACGGGGGGACGGCACGGCTCGCGTCCCGGCTGCACCTGGTGCGGGGGACGGTGCGGCTGGAGGCGCTGCGGCCGCGGGGCGCGCGGCTGGAGGCGCGTCTCCCACTCTGA
- a CDS encoding signal peptidase I translates to MPRTVVTAAPDAPPARRVLPGVRTILLYAAALVAVWFVWPTSLGGCTTLTYVNGHSMEPTYHTGDIVVSRCGEPQVGDVIVYAPASEGGARIIHRVIGGDADGWVVRGDNNSFTDPFEPAGDEVLGVAQLHVPKVGLALRFVTNTYVWLGVLFLALALWAWPPRDDEVDEPDDASGEPLDEPDEDDEDDEDAAGDDESDDERDRTARPDAALAGV, encoded by the coding sequence ATGCCCCGAACGGTCGTCACCGCAGCACCCGACGCGCCACCCGCGCGCCGGGTGCTGCCTGGCGTCCGGACGATCCTGCTCTACGCGGCGGCGCTCGTCGCCGTGTGGTTCGTCTGGCCGACGAGCCTCGGCGGCTGCACGACCCTGACCTACGTCAACGGCCACTCGATGGAGCCGACCTACCACACGGGCGACATCGTGGTCTCGCGCTGCGGCGAGCCGCAGGTGGGCGACGTGATCGTGTACGCCCCCGCGTCCGAGGGCGGCGCGCGCATCATCCACCGCGTGATCGGCGGCGACGCCGACGGGTGGGTCGTGCGCGGTGACAACAACTCGTTCACGGACCCCTTCGAGCCCGCGGGCGACGAGGTGCTCGGCGTCGCGCAGCTACACGTCCCGAAGGTCGGCCTCGCGCTGAGGTTCGTGACGAACACGTACGTGTGGCTCGGGGTGCTGTTCCTCGCGCTCGCGCTGTGGGCGTGGCCCCCGCGCGACGACGAGGTCGACGAGCCCGACGACGCGTCCGGCGAGCCCCTCGACGAGCCCGACGAGGACGACGAGGACGACGAGGACGCGGCCGGGGACGACGAGTCCGACGACGAGCGGGACCGGACCGCCCGCCCCGACGCGGCCCTGGCCGGGGTCTGA
- a CDS encoding SGNH/GDSL hydrolase family protein produces MSVVSTDEGVRWTRYVAVGDSFTEGLWDSPDGAAPADPSAPLRGWADVLAARLSARRVAAGDEPLEYANLAIRGRLLRPILTEQVPAALGLKPDLVSLIGGGNDILRPAADVDRLARDLESAVVRLREAGVDVLLGTGVDTVDSGLLRATRARVATYNTHIWSIAHRHGAHVLDLWGMRSLRDWRMWAEDRIHLTTDGHARVAQAALVALGLPPDEERWDDPLAPQPPTPRLDRLRGDARWAREHVYPWATRRLRGRSSGDTRAPKRPAPAPVTTDAG; encoded by the coding sequence ATGTCGGTCGTGTCGACGGATGAGGGCGTGCGCTGGACCCGGTACGTGGCCGTGGGTGACTCGTTCACCGAAGGCCTGTGGGACTCCCCCGACGGGGCCGCTCCGGCGGACCCGTCGGCTCCCCTGCGCGGGTGGGCGGACGTGCTCGCGGCGCGCCTGTCCGCGCGCCGCGTCGCCGCGGGCGACGAGCCGCTCGAGTACGCGAACCTCGCGATCCGCGGCCGCCTGCTGCGCCCGATCCTCACGGAGCAGGTGCCCGCGGCGCTCGGCCTGAAGCCCGACCTCGTGAGCCTCATCGGCGGCGGGAACGACATCCTGCGCCCGGCCGCGGACGTCGACCGGCTCGCGCGCGACCTCGAGTCCGCGGTCGTCCGGCTGCGCGAGGCCGGCGTCGACGTGCTGCTCGGGACGGGCGTCGACACCGTCGACAGCGGGCTGCTGCGCGCGACGCGCGCGCGGGTCGCGACGTACAACACGCACATCTGGTCCATCGCCCACCGCCACGGCGCGCACGTGCTCGACCTGTGGGGCATGCGCTCGCTGCGCGACTGGCGCATGTGGGCCGAGGACCGGATCCATCTGACGACCGACGGCCACGCACGCGTCGCGCAGGCCGCGCTCGTCGCGCTCGGCCTGCCGCCCGACGAGGAGCGCTGGGACGACCCGCTCGCGCCCCAGCCCCCGACGCCGCGGCTCGACCGGCTGCGCGGCGACGCACGCTGGGCGCGTGAGCACGTCTACCCGTGGGCCACGCGCCGGCTGCGCGGACGCTCGTCGGGCGACACCCGCGCGCCCAAGCGACCGGCGCCCGCGCCCGTCACGACCGACGCGGGCTGA
- a CDS encoding signal peptidase I, whose protein sequence is MRALKVIGNTVLWLVAALGLASVLVWGATQAGWIKPLVVISGSMEPEIMTGDLVVAVPRPTADLRVGDVASIHSDVTGNLVSHRVVGVEQVADDRWEIRMKGDANDSEDSGAYVVGDSVWRPAVQISGGGYALTTLTRPSVAIPLGVALLSLLGLSLLPRSAPRAPAGDRMRTEVVEAAR, encoded by the coding sequence ATGCGTGCACTCAAGGTGATCGGCAACACCGTGCTGTGGCTCGTCGCCGCGCTCGGGCTCGCCAGCGTGCTCGTGTGGGGGGCCACCCAGGCAGGGTGGATCAAGCCGCTCGTCGTGATCTCGGGCTCGATGGAGCCCGAGATCATGACCGGCGACCTCGTCGTCGCCGTCCCGCGCCCGACCGCCGACCTGCGGGTCGGTGACGTCGCGTCCATCCACTCGGACGTCACGGGCAACCTCGTCTCCCACCGGGTCGTCGGCGTCGAGCAGGTCGCCGACGACCGGTGGGAGATCCGGATGAAGGGCGACGCGAACGACTCCGAGGACAGCGGCGCGTACGTCGTCGGCGACTCGGTGTGGCGGCCCGCGGTGCAGATCAGCGGCGGCGGGTACGCCCTGACGACGCTCACGCGGCCGTCGGTCGCGATCCCGCTCGGCGTCGCCCTGCTCTCGCTCCTGGGCCTGAGCCTGCTGCCCCGGTCCGCGCCTCGCGCACCGGCCGGCGACCGCATGCGCACGGAGGTTGTCGAGGCGGCGCGATGA
- a CDS encoding uracil-DNA glycosylase: MVPAPLADLVAPDWAAALAPVEHHVHVAGRFLRDEVAAGRAYLPAPDAILRAFHRPLADVRVLVVGQDPYPTPGHPMGLSFSVQPDVRPVPRSLANIFRELVDDLGVPAPTSGDLTPWADQGVMLLNRVLTVRPGAPASHRGKGWEAVTDRAIAALVERGGPLVAILWGRDAQTLRPALGSVPTVESVHPSPLSASRGFFGSRPFSRVNDLLVAQGGTPVDWRLP, from the coding sequence GTGGTTCCCGCACCGCTCGCCGACCTCGTGGCCCCCGACTGGGCCGCCGCCCTCGCGCCCGTCGAGCACCACGTGCACGTCGCCGGCCGGTTCCTGCGCGACGAGGTCGCCGCCGGGCGCGCGTACCTGCCCGCGCCCGACGCGATCCTGCGCGCGTTCCACCGCCCGCTCGCCGACGTGCGCGTGCTCGTCGTCGGGCAGGACCCCTACCCCACGCCCGGGCACCCCATGGGCCTGTCGTTCTCCGTGCAGCCCGACGTGCGACCCGTGCCGCGCTCGCTCGCCAACATCTTCCGCGAGCTCGTCGACGACCTCGGCGTACCCGCCCCCACGAGCGGGGACCTCACGCCGTGGGCCGACCAGGGCGTCATGCTGCTCAACAGGGTCCTCACCGTGCGGCCCGGCGCACCGGCCTCCCACCGCGGCAAGGGGTGGGAGGCCGTGACCGACCGGGCCATCGCGGCGCTCGTCGAGCGCGGCGGGCCGCTCGTCGCGATCCTGTGGGGGCGCGACGCGCAGACCCTCAGGCCCGCGCTGGGCTCGGTGCCGACCGTCGAGTCCGTGCACCCGAGCCCGCTGTCCGCGTCACGCGGGTTCTTCGGGTCGCGCCCGTTCTCGCGCGTCAACGACCTGCTCGTCGCCCAGGGCGGCACCCCGGTCGACTGGCGCCTGCCCTGA
- a CDS encoding DUF3263 domain-containing protein yields MDAALSTAQLEPMPTGTVDGLSERDAQILAFERQWWKYAGAKEQAIRELFDLSATRYYQILNALIDDPAALAHDPMLVKRLRRMRQSRQRARTARRLGVDA; encoded by the coding sequence ATGGACGCCGCACTCTCGACCGCGCAGCTCGAGCCGATGCCGACCGGCACGGTCGACGGGCTGAGCGAGCGGGACGCGCAGATCCTGGCGTTCGAGCGCCAGTGGTGGAAGTACGCGGGTGCCAAGGAGCAGGCGATCCGGGAGCTGTTCGACCTGTCGGCCACGCGGTACTACCAGATCCTCAACGCGCTGATCGACGACCCGGCGGCCCTCGCGCACGACCCGATGCTCGTCAAGCGCCTGCGTCGCATGCGTCAGTCCCGCCAGCGCGCGCGGACGGCGCGTCGTCTCGGCGTCGACGCCTGA